CACGGTATCATGCAACAAAGCACAAATCGTTGATCGCACCCCAAGTCCGATCTCTTCCACACAAATTTGGGCTACAGCCAACGGATGTAATATATAAGGCTCCCCGCTTTTCCTGCGCATGGTCTTGTGGGCATCAGCCGCCATCTCAAAGGCAGTACGCACCAGTTCCTTATCGCCTTTTTTGAGTTTAGTCTTGAGCGAACGTAACAAACTACGGTAGTGACGAAGGATTTCCTTTTTCTCCTGATCGGGGGTAAGGGTATAGGCCGGTATAGTTGAAATTGTTTCCAGTAAATGCGAATTTACGAAAAAGCCGTTTGCGAAAGCGTATGAATAACTGAAACCCCCTACCTTTGCAGCCCGTTTTTAAACAAAGTTCTTCCGGATGTGGTGAAATTGGTAGACACGTCAGACTTAGGATCTGATGCCGTAAGGTGTGGGGGTTCGAGTCCCTCCATCCGGACCAAAAAAAGCTGACAGCTTATCGCTGTCAGCTAAAAGCTAAAAATCAATATGGCAACAGTAACAAGAGAAAACATTGGTTTGTTAACCGACAAACTCACTGTTAAAATCACCAAAGAAGATTATTTTCCTGCATTTGAAAAAACGCTTAAAACGTACAGCAAACAGGCGAATATCCCAGGTTTCCGCAAGGGCATGGTGCCTGCAGGAATGGTGAAGAAGATGTACGGTCCCGGCATTTTTACTGAAGAAGTGATCCGTAATATCGAAAAAGGGTTGAACGATTACCTGGTGAATGAGAAGCTGGACATTTTTGCTCAGCCTCTCCCGCTCAGCAATCTCGATTTCAAACCAAATATGGAACAACCTGCCGATTACAGCTTTGATTTTGAAATTGGTTTGAAACCTCCGTTTGAACTCAACCTCAGCAGCGTAAAAGCTCCTTACTACAAAGTGAAGGCAACGCCTGAAATGGTGAATGAAGAAATTGAGCGTCTGCAAACTCGTTTCGGCAAAATGACCGAGCCTGAAACTGTAAACAGCGACGACAATGTGCTCAATCTTACTTTCGAAGAAAGTGATGCAGCCGGTAATTTGGTTGAAGGCGGCATTAAAAAAGATAATTCTTTACTGGTTAAATATTTCACGCCTGCTTACCGCACACAACTGCAAGGCAAAAAGAAAGATGATACCATCGTTATCACGTTACAGGATGCGTTTGAAGAAAAAGAACGCAATTGGGTGATAAGCGATCTTGGTTTGAAAGATGCTGCTGAAGCAGAAGGAAAAAATTTCAAACTCACCATTACAAAAGTTGGTTTTATTGAAAAGCGTGAGCTCAATGAAGAATTCTTTAAAGAAGCTTTACCTGGTAAAGACATTACTACTGAAGCTGATTTCCGTGCAGCTATTGAAGCCGATATCCAAACCTATTGGGATCGCCAGAGCAGCAACCAGCTCCAGCACCATCTCTACCATGTATTATTAGATGATACCAAAATGGAATTACCAGAAAGCTTCCTGAAAAAATGGTTAGCTACTTCCGGTGAAAATCCAAAATCACCTCAGCAGGTTGAAGAAGAATATCCAACATTCAACAATCAATTACGTTGGACGTTGATCACCGATAAAGTGATCACTGAAAATAAATTAGAAGTTACACAGGAAGAATTAAAAGAAAGCATGCGCCAGCAGGTATTAGGTTACTTTGGCAGCATGA
The DNA window shown above is from Lacibacter sp. H375 and carries:
- the tig gene encoding trigger factor is translated as MATVTRENIGLLTDKLTVKITKEDYFPAFEKTLKTYSKQANIPGFRKGMVPAGMVKKMYGPGIFTEEVIRNIEKGLNDYLVNEKLDIFAQPLPLSNLDFKPNMEQPADYSFDFEIGLKPPFELNLSSVKAPYYKVKATPEMVNEEIERLQTRFGKMTEPETVNSDDNVLNLTFEESDAAGNLVEGGIKKDNSLLVKYFTPAYRTQLQGKKKDDTIVITLQDAFEEKERNWVISDLGLKDAAEAEGKNFKLTITKVGFIEKRELNEEFFKEALPGKDITTEADFRAAIEADIQTYWDRQSSNQLQHHLYHVLLDDTKMELPESFLKKWLATSGENPKSPQQVEEEYPTFNNQLRWTLITDKVITENKLEVTQEELKESMRQQVLGYFGSMNLGDGNLEWLDQYVDGLLKDEQQVDQTYRRLVTEKVFVWAEGQVQKEEKEVSAEEFAKMNEEHQHHHH